A stretch of the Bordetella genomosp. 8 genome encodes the following:
- a CDS encoding sn-glycerol-3-phosphate import ATP-binding protein UgpC → MATLSFRNVKKTYAGNIPVIHGIDVDIADGEFVVIVGPSGCGKSTLMRMVAGLETVTSGEIQIDGKTVNHLEPAERDIAMVFQNYALYPHMSVFQNMAYGLKIRKMSKDEIRKRVEAAAQILELGHLLERRPRQLSGGQRQRVAMGRAIVREPKVFLFDEPLSNLDAKLRVAMRLELLKLHRRLGTTSLYVTHDQVEAMTLAHRMIVMNKGVPEQIGTPMEVFERPASTFVAGFIGSPPMNLVPVNVQGDGTLKTTAGLDLAIAPTDVPSAVRGRNAILGVRPEHMVLNAPGMRVEIEMVETLGSEQLVHGRCGDADIVVRCTTRQLQEAIIKPGDQMNIGPDGRHPLHWFDQESGKRIQGT, encoded by the coding sequence ATGGCTACTCTAAGCTTTCGCAACGTCAAGAAAACCTACGCCGGCAACATCCCGGTGATCCACGGCATAGACGTGGACATCGCCGATGGCGAGTTCGTCGTCATCGTCGGCCCGTCAGGCTGCGGCAAATCCACGCTGATGCGGATGGTGGCGGGGCTGGAAACCGTGACCAGCGGCGAAATCCAGATCGACGGGAAGACGGTGAACCACCTGGAGCCGGCCGAGCGCGATATCGCGATGGTGTTCCAGAACTACGCCCTGTATCCGCACATGAGCGTGTTCCAGAACATGGCGTACGGGCTGAAGATCCGCAAGATGTCCAAGGACGAGATCCGCAAGCGCGTCGAAGCCGCCGCGCAGATCCTCGAGCTGGGCCATCTGCTGGAACGGCGGCCGCGCCAACTGTCCGGCGGCCAGCGCCAGCGCGTGGCGATGGGCCGCGCGATCGTGCGCGAACCCAAGGTGTTCCTGTTCGACGAGCCGCTGTCCAACCTGGACGCCAAGCTGCGCGTGGCGATGCGCCTGGAACTGCTGAAGCTGCATCGGCGCCTGGGCACCACCAGCCTGTACGTGACCCACGACCAGGTGGAAGCGATGACGCTGGCCCACCGCATGATCGTCATGAACAAGGGCGTGCCGGAACAGATCGGTACGCCGATGGAAGTCTTCGAGCGCCCTGCCTCCACGTTCGTCGCGGGTTTCATCGGATCGCCGCCGATGAACCTGGTGCCGGTCAACGTGCAGGGTGACGGCACGCTGAAGACCACCGCCGGCCTGGACCTGGCGATCGCGCCCACCGACGTTCCTTCGGCGGTGCGTGGACGCAACGCGATCCTGGGCGTGCGGCCTGAGCACATGGTGCTCAACGCACCCGGCATGCGCGTCGAGATCGAAATGGTGGAAACGCTGGGATCCGAGCAGTTGGTCCACGGACGCTGCGGCGACGCGGACATCGTCGTGCGTTGCACCACGCGGCAGCTGCAGGAAGCGATCATCAAGCCTGGCGACCAGATGAACATCGGTCCGGACGGCCGCCACCCCCTGCACTGGTTCGACCAGGAAAGCGGCAAGCGCATCCAGGGCACCTGA
- the kefC gene encoding glutathione-regulated potassium-efflux system protein KefC gives MDKAFLLEVLEYLAAAVIFVPLAMRARMGSVLGYLIAGCVIGPWGLRVVEDPEQILGFAEIGVVLMLFLIGLELDPRRLWHMRVPVFGGGALQVGLCGAALAAFMAWLGLAWPVAALVGLTLALSSTAVAMQAMGERSLLQTTLGERSFSVLLFQDLAAIPLIAMIPLLAGGQAGEGGDSIGLATLKIVAAVAVAVVVGRYLARPLLRFVARSGLREVFSAVALLLVIGVGELMEHAGLSMAMGAFLAGVLLASSEYRHALESDIQPFKGLLLGLFFMGVGMSIDFGTLLQRPLMILGVLAGFLVLKFAVLYALGRLFGAQRGRCLMFATLLGQGSEFAFVVFSTARAADVLPEDWSRVLTLVVALSMAATPVILALLDVLERRQPKSTRATDEIEDDGARVIIAGFGRFGQIAGRLLLANGVKVVILDHDPDNIDTVRKFGTKVFYGDATRSDLLETAGAARAEVIVNAIDSVSDSLRLVDVVQRDFPNLRVVARARDAVHYFQLRKRGIDMVERELFESSLLAGRRALEALGMGAYEAKEVADAFRINNIAMLEETAPRFEDDGFRITVARRAQDTLEKSISRDRELSRVAHRVPWGGEAEPQRREQDQAA, from the coding sequence ATGGATAAGGCGTTCCTGCTGGAAGTCCTGGAGTACCTGGCCGCGGCGGTCATCTTCGTACCGCTGGCGATGCGGGCGCGCATGGGTTCGGTGTTGGGATACCTGATCGCCGGCTGCGTCATCGGGCCCTGGGGCCTGCGCGTGGTGGAAGATCCCGAGCAGATCCTGGGCTTTGCTGAAATCGGCGTCGTCCTGATGCTGTTCCTGATCGGGCTGGAGCTCGACCCCCGGCGCCTGTGGCACATGCGCGTACCGGTTTTCGGCGGCGGCGCGCTTCAGGTCGGATTGTGCGGCGCGGCATTGGCAGCCTTCATGGCATGGCTGGGCCTGGCCTGGCCGGTGGCGGCGCTGGTGGGTTTGACCCTGGCGCTGTCGTCCACCGCGGTGGCGATGCAGGCCATGGGCGAACGCAGCCTGCTGCAGACGACCCTGGGCGAAAGATCCTTTTCGGTACTGTTGTTCCAGGACCTGGCGGCCATTCCGCTGATCGCCATGATTCCCCTGCTGGCGGGCGGCCAGGCCGGCGAAGGCGGCGACAGCATCGGCCTGGCGACGCTGAAGATCGTCGCGGCGGTGGCGGTGGCGGTGGTGGTGGGCCGCTACCTGGCGCGGCCGCTGCTGCGCTTCGTGGCCCGTTCGGGCCTGCGCGAAGTCTTCAGCGCGGTGGCGCTGCTGCTGGTCATCGGCGTGGGTGAGCTGATGGAACACGCCGGTCTGTCGATGGCCATGGGCGCCTTCCTGGCGGGCGTGCTGCTGGCCAGCTCCGAATACCGGCATGCGCTGGAAAGCGATATCCAGCCGTTCAAGGGCCTGCTGCTGGGCCTGTTCTTCATGGGCGTGGGCATGTCGATCGACTTCGGCACGCTGCTGCAGCGTCCGCTGATGATCCTGGGCGTGCTGGCGGGCTTCCTGGTGTTGAAGTTCGCGGTCCTGTACGCGCTGGGCCGCCTGTTCGGCGCGCAGCGTGGCCGTTGCCTGATGTTCGCCACCTTGCTGGGGCAGGGCAGCGAATTCGCCTTCGTGGTGTTTTCGACGGCGCGCGCGGCCGACGTGCTGCCCGAGGACTGGTCGCGCGTGCTGACCCTGGTGGTGGCGCTGTCGATGGCGGCGACGCCGGTGATCCTGGCGTTGCTGGACGTGCTGGAACGCCGCCAGCCCAAGAGCACGCGGGCCACCGACGAGATCGAGGACGACGGGGCGCGCGTCATCATCGCGGGCTTCGGCAGGTTCGGGCAGATCGCCGGGCGCCTGCTGCTGGCCAATGGCGTCAAGGTCGTGATCCTGGACCACGATCCGGACAACATCGATACGGTGCGCAAGTTCGGCACCAAGGTGTTCTATGGCGATGCCACGCGGTCGGACCTGCTGGAAACGGCGGGCGCGGCACGGGCGGAAGTCATCGTCAACGCCATCGACAGCGTGTCCGACAGCCTGCGCCTGGTCGATGTCGTGCAGCGCGACTTTCCCAATCTGCGCGTGGTCGCGCGGGCGCGCGACGCCGTGCATTACTTCCAGCTGCGCAAGCGCGGCATCGATATGGTCGAGCGGGAATTGTTCGAGTCGTCGCTGCTGGCCGGCCGGCGGGCGCTGGAGGCGCTCGGGATGGGCGCCTACGAGGCCAAGGAAGTGGCGGACGCCTTCCGCATCAACAACATCGCCATGCTGGAAGAGACCGCGCCCCGGTTCGAGGACGACGGCTTTCGCATCACGGTCGCCCGGCGTGCTCAGGATACGCTGGAAAAATCCATCTCGCGCGACCGCGAATTGTCGCGGGTGGCGCACCGCGTGCCATGGGGCGGCGAAGCCGAGCCGCAACGGCGGGAGCAGGACCAGGCAGCCTGA
- the kefF gene encoding glutathione-regulated potassium-efflux system oxidoreductase KefF — protein MILIVYAHPYPRHSRTNRAMLAALDDVPEVRVRSLYDLYPDFHIDVAAEQAALADASVVVWQHPLHWYGAPALFRQWMDRVLEHGWAYGVDGAALRGKALMWAVTTGGAADDFAHCADADLGVLAQPLRSAAELCGMQWLPPYAVHGAVTLDAMALATVATGYRDVLARHAAGTAAASPASPASLASPASPAMTEAGHG, from the coding sequence ATGATCCTAATCGTATACGCCCATCCCTATCCGCGGCATTCCCGCACCAATCGTGCCATGCTCGCGGCGCTGGACGACGTGCCGGAAGTGCGCGTGCGCTCCCTGTACGACCTGTACCCGGACTTCCACATCGACGTGGCGGCCGAACAGGCGGCGCTGGCCGACGCCAGCGTGGTCGTGTGGCAGCATCCCCTGCATTGGTACGGCGCGCCGGCGCTGTTCCGGCAATGGATGGACAGGGTGCTGGAACACGGTTGGGCGTATGGCGTGGACGGCGCCGCCCTGCGCGGCAAGGCCCTGATGTGGGCCGTGACGACGGGCGGCGCGGCGGACGATTTCGCGCATTGCGCCGACGCCGACCTGGGCGTACTGGCCCAGCCCCTGCGCAGCGCCGCGGAGCTGTGCGGCATGCAATGGCTGCCGCCCTATGCGGTGCATGGCGCCGTGACGCTGGACGCCATGGCGCTGGCGACGGTGGCGACGGGCTACCGCGACGTGCTGGCGCGCCATGCGGCCGGTACCGCCGCGGCCAGCCCGGCCAGCCCGGCCAGTCTAGCCAGCCCCGCAAGCCCGGCCATGACGGAGGCCGGACATGGATAA
- the rocF gene encoding arginase, with the protein MKETIDLIGAPTDVGASIRGASMGPEALRVAGLQQALARHALEVNDTGNLAGPPNPASAAPAGIRNLDEVVQWNRAVYQAVLTSRRNGRFPILLGGDHCLAIGSISAIAQHCRDAGKPLMVLWLDAHADANTHMISPTGNIHGMPIACLCGDGPDELTRLADIHPAVPDPAAIRQIGIRSVDAEEKRQLRALGIKVFDMRYIDENGMRQTMEMALADLTEDTHLHVSFDADFLDPVVAPGVGTPVLGGPTYREAQLCMEMIADTGRLGSLDLMELNPARDMRNQTAEVVVDLVESLFGKSTLIRP; encoded by the coding sequence ATGAAGGAAACGATCGATCTCATCGGCGCGCCGACCGATGTCGGGGCGAGCATACGCGGCGCGTCGATGGGGCCGGAGGCCTTGCGTGTAGCCGGCCTGCAGCAGGCGTTGGCGCGGCACGCACTCGAGGTCAACGACACCGGCAACCTGGCGGGGCCGCCGAATCCGGCCAGCGCGGCACCGGCCGGCATCCGCAACCTGGACGAGGTCGTGCAATGGAATCGCGCGGTCTACCAGGCGGTGCTGACGTCGCGGCGCAACGGGCGCTTTCCGATCCTGCTGGGCGGCGATCATTGCCTGGCGATCGGCTCCATCAGCGCCATTGCGCAACATTGCCGCGACGCCGGCAAGCCGCTGATGGTGCTGTGGCTGGACGCACACGCCGACGCCAACACCCATATGATCAGCCCGACCGGCAATATCCACGGCATGCCGATCGCCTGCCTGTGCGGCGACGGCCCGGATGAACTGACCCGGCTGGCGGATATCCACCCGGCCGTGCCCGACCCCGCGGCCATCCGGCAGATCGGCATCCGCAGCGTCGACGCGGAAGAAAAGCGCCAGTTGCGGGCGCTCGGGATCAAGGTCTTCGACATGCGTTATATCGATGAAAACGGCATGCGCCAGACCATGGAGATGGCCCTGGCGGACCTCACCGAGGACACCCACCTGCACGTCAGCTTCGACGCCGACTTCCTCGATCCGGTGGTGGCCCCGGGGGTGGGCACGCCGGTGCTGGGCGGCCCGACCTACCGGGAAGCGCAACTGTGCATGGAGATGATCGCCGACACCGGCCGCCTGGGATCGCTGGACCTGATGGAGCTGAATCCGGCCAGGGACATGCGCAACCAGACCGCGGAAGTGGTGGTGGATCTGGTCGAGAGCCTTTTTGGAAAATCCACGCTGATCCGCCCATAG
- a CDS encoding DoxX family protein, protein MTRHDDAAKLILRLVLGVLILLHGIFKMTHGVGGIAGMVQAHGLPSFIAYFVYIGEVVAPILIIAGIFTRLGALIIAINMLVAFSLVHSGQLFQLNGQGGWQLELQGMYLFTAIAIAMMGAGRFSVGGAGGRFN, encoded by the coding sequence ATGACCCGACATGACGACGCAGCCAAGCTTATCCTACGACTGGTGCTGGGCGTTCTTATCCTGCTGCACGGCATATTCAAGATGACCCACGGCGTGGGCGGCATTGCCGGGATGGTGCAGGCGCATGGCCTGCCCTCTTTCATCGCCTACTTCGTTTACATCGGCGAGGTGGTCGCGCCCATCCTGATCATCGCCGGCATATTCACGCGCCTGGGCGCGCTGATCATCGCCATCAACATGCTGGTGGCTTTCTCGCTGGTCCACAGCGGGCAGCTGTTCCAACTCAATGGCCAGGGCGGCTGGCAGCTGGAATTGCAAGGCATGTACCTGTTCACGGCAATCGCCATCGCGATGATGGGCGCCGGACGCTTCAGCGTCGGCGGCGCGGGGGGCCGCTTCAACTGA
- a CDS encoding YXWGXW repeat-containing protein, giving the protein MDTIYPPRIRRLAIGALLVAASMSGLTPLRAQTTYSSSVPADAGPDGSVQYSTGAPPDQAAQDPTQYPAQYGGDDQGYAADGAAAGGDPADANLAVLDSSNEPPPPLPAYEQPPSPGDGYMWVPGYWARNAYGFYWVPGVWMLAPFVGALWTPGYWVYAAPVYRWRSGYWGPHVGYYGGIDYGYGYTGRGYVGGYWRDRHFYYNREVTRIVPGKSRYVYSHPVSLPPPQGPRVSYYGGPNGLRRGPDARELAAQHERHAPPLRAQTDLDRHAGRDRQQYMSVNQGRPPQAAFAHPAGSADNKWPGAQWPGKNGQARQMEGQQRQLDQRLQGQERQAAMQRQELRQRTGDAQRVAQTSPSYPTYPQQLQQQQETQRQQLRMQQQLQQQQLQDRGDQQQLQQRQLQQPAQPGDSLYQQQLRQQQQRQQQQLQQQQAQQRQQQQQQQFQQRQQQQLDQRQQSQRDQYRQQLQNDARQQQQFRQQQLQQDQQQQQFRQQQLQQQQQQQQQLRQQQQQQQNRQQLQRTNQREGDARQQAVRQEYDRNQRAVTQQLAAQQRQMQQQERLRQREQQQSRQQWQNQSRQAQREISRHDNAQQREIQGRQSAHREARQQQIREAQR; this is encoded by the coding sequence ATGGATACGATCTATCCTCCGCGCATCCGGCGTCTGGCAATCGGGGCGCTCCTGGTTGCCGCCAGCATGTCAGGCCTGACGCCACTGCGCGCGCAAACGACTTATTCGTCATCCGTTCCGGCGGACGCGGGGCCTGACGGTTCCGTGCAGTATTCGACCGGCGCGCCGCCGGACCAGGCCGCCCAGGATCCCACGCAATATCCCGCGCAGTACGGCGGCGATGACCAGGGCTATGCCGCGGACGGCGCGGCGGCGGGCGGCGATCCGGCCGATGCCAATCTGGCGGTATTGGATAGCTCGAACGAGCCGCCTCCCCCCTTGCCGGCCTATGAGCAGCCGCCCTCGCCCGGCGACGGCTACATGTGGGTGCCGGGGTATTGGGCCCGCAACGCCTACGGCTTCTACTGGGTGCCTGGCGTCTGGATGCTCGCGCCTTTCGTCGGCGCGCTGTGGACGCCCGGGTATTGGGTGTATGCGGCGCCGGTATATCGCTGGCGCAGCGGCTACTGGGGCCCCCACGTGGGCTACTACGGCGGTATCGACTACGGCTATGGCTATACGGGTCGCGGCTACGTCGGAGGCTACTGGCGCGACCGCCACTTCTATTACAACCGGGAAGTCACGCGCATCGTGCCGGGGAAGTCGCGCTACGTGTACAGCCATCCCGTTTCCCTGCCGCCGCCGCAAGGCCCGCGGGTGAGCTACTACGGCGGCCCGAATGGCCTGCGCCGGGGGCCCGATGCGCGCGAGCTGGCGGCGCAGCATGAAAGACATGCTCCACCCCTGCGCGCGCAGACCGACCTGGACCGCCACGCCGGCCGCGACCGCCAGCAGTACATGTCCGTGAACCAGGGCCGGCCGCCGCAGGCCGCGTTCGCGCACCCTGCCGGCAGCGCGGACAACAAATGGCCGGGTGCCCAATGGCCGGGGAAGAACGGCCAGGCCCGGCAGATGGAAGGGCAACAACGCCAGTTGGACCAGCGCCTGCAGGGCCAGGAGCGCCAGGCCGCCATGCAGCGCCAGGAACTGCGCCAGCGCACCGGCGACGCGCAGCGCGTGGCCCAGACCAGTCCTTCCTACCCGACGTATCCGCAACAGCTCCAGCAGCAGCAGGAGACGCAGCGGCAACAACTGCGCATGCAGCAGCAATTGCAGCAACAGCAGTTGCAGGATAGAGGCGACCAGCAGCAACTGCAGCAACGCCAGTTGCAGCAGCCCGCGCAGCCTGGCGACAGCCTGTACCAGCAGCAGTTGCGCCAGCAACAGCAAAGGCAGCAGCAGCAATTGCAGCAACAGCAGGCGCAGCAGCGCCAGCAACAGCAACAGCAGCAATTCCAGCAGCGCCAGCAACAGCAGCTCGACCAGCGCCAGCAGTCGCAGCGCGATCAGTACCGCCAGCAGTTGCAGAACGACGCGCGCCAGCAGCAGCAGTTTCGCCAGCAGCAGTTGCAGCAGGACCAGCAGCAGCAGCAATTCCGCCAGCAGCAGTTGCAGCAGCAACAGCAACAGCAGCAGCAACTCCGCCAGCAACAACAGCAGCAGCAGAATCGCCAGCAACTGCAACGGACCAACCAGCGCGAGGGCGACGCACGGCAGCAGGCGGTGCGGCAGGAATACGACCGCAACCAGCGCGCGGTGACGCAGCAGCTGGCGGCGCAACAGCGGCAGATGCAGCAGCAGGAACGCCTGCGTCAGCGGGAACAACAGCAATCGCGCCAACAGTGGCAGAATCAAAGCCGCCAGGCGCAACGCGAGATTTCCCGGCACGACAACGCGCAGCAACGCGAGATCCAGGGCAGGCAGAGCGCGCATCGCGAGGCGCGCCAGCAGCAGATACGCGAGGCGCAGCGATAA
- a CDS encoding peroxiredoxin, which translates to MRKPAAALSLLAALAAAPMAWGALPVGATAPDFSTSAAMGGQVFQFSMAQALREGPVVLYFYPAAFTAGCTVEAHDFAEATDQYRELGARVVGVSADGIDVLQRFSVSACQSKFAVAADADQRIMQTYDAVHDRNPERAQRISYVIVPPGKVIYSYTDSNPEHHVANTLDALRQWRRGNAQQ; encoded by the coding sequence ATGAGAAAACCCGCTGCCGCGCTGTCCCTGCTAGCCGCCCTTGCCGCCGCGCCCATGGCGTGGGGGGCCCTGCCCGTCGGGGCGACGGCGCCCGACTTTTCGACGTCGGCGGCGATGGGAGGACAGGTCTTCCAGTTCTCGATGGCGCAGGCCCTGCGCGAAGGGCCGGTGGTGCTCTACTTCTACCCCGCCGCCTTCACGGCGGGCTGCACCGTGGAAGCCCATGACTTCGCGGAAGCCACGGATCAATACCGCGAACTGGGCGCGCGCGTGGTCGGCGTCTCGGCTGACGGCATCGACGTGCTGCAGCGGTTTTCCGTCAGCGCCTGCCAGAGCAAGTTCGCGGTGGCGGCCGATGCCGACCAGCGCATCATGCAGACCTACGATGCGGTGCACGACCGCAACCCCGAGCGGGCGCAGCGCATTTCCTATGTGATCGTGCCGCCCGGCAAGGTCATCTATTCCTATACGGACAGCAATCCGGAGCACCACGTCGCCAACACCCTGGACGCGCTGCGGCAGTGGCGGCGTGGGAATGCGCAGCAGTGA
- the arsC gene encoding arsenate reductase (glutaredoxin) (This arsenate reductase requires both glutathione and glutaredoxin to convert arsenate to arsenite, after which the efflux transporter formed by ArsA and ArsB can extrude the arsenite from the cell, providing resistance.): MSTTIYHNPRCGTSRTVLEILLEAGVTPTIVEYLKTPPSRDTLKSMIAQAGIGVRDAVRAKEPVYQELGLDAADVGDERLLDAMMEHPILINRPFVVTPMGTRLCRPAEVVREILPA; encoded by the coding sequence ATGTCCACTACCATCTATCACAATCCGCGCTGCGGAACGTCACGTACGGTCCTGGAGATCCTGCTAGAGGCCGGCGTCACGCCCACCATCGTCGAATACCTGAAAACGCCACCGTCACGCGATACCTTGAAGTCCATGATCGCGCAGGCGGGAATCGGCGTGCGCGACGCCGTACGCGCCAAGGAGCCGGTTTACCAGGAGCTGGGCCTGGACGCGGCGGACGTCGGCGACGAGCGCCTGCTCGACGCGATGATGGAACACCCCATCCTGATCAACAGGCCATTCGTAGTGACGCCCATGGGCACGCGCCTTTGCCGGCCGGCCGAAGTCGTGCGCGAGATACTGCCGGCCTGA
- a CDS encoding CoA transferase, whose translation MGYLMDLRPPFFKGASTSRKSTHGALTALWQSAEMPEEALGYVDLPGADPVLPSSFSVGMAAQCSMAAAALAAGEIWHMRGGRRQRVSVDMRHAVQETRGYFTLDGVQQNAWDKITGVYRCGDGNWVRIHANFEHHRDGALALLGCPTGATVERRAVERALSRWSALEFEEAAAEAGLVVAALRTFDEWDRHPQGIAVSQLPLVSIERIGDAPERPLPRYGNDPRPLQDIRVLDLTRIIAGPVCGRTLAAYGADVMLMNSPELPNINAIAETSRGKLSVLADLETATGRITLGNLLRSAHVFVQGYRPGALESQGFGPEDVARLRPGIVYVSLSAYGHVGPWARRRGFDSLVQTASGFNHAEAQAAGQEAPRPMPVQILDYASGYLMAFGAQAALARQATEGGSWHVRVSLAQTARWLRSLPRVPNGFTCAMPQLDAYLEETSSGFGRLVAVRHAARFSATPAKWARPSVPPGTNPTVWPFS comes from the coding sequence ATGGGATACTTGATGGATCTACGTCCGCCCTTCTTCAAAGGGGCATCCACCAGTCGCAAGTCGACGCATGGTGCGCTTACTGCTTTATGGCAGTCGGCCGAGATGCCCGAAGAAGCGCTGGGCTATGTCGATTTGCCGGGCGCCGATCCTGTGCTCCCATCTTCGTTTTCCGTCGGCATGGCGGCCCAGTGCAGCATGGCGGCGGCGGCGCTGGCCGCTGGCGAAATCTGGCACATGCGCGGCGGGCGCCGGCAGCGGGTGTCGGTGGACATGCGTCACGCCGTGCAGGAAACCCGCGGCTATTTCACGCTGGATGGCGTACAGCAGAACGCCTGGGACAAGATCACCGGTGTCTACCGCTGCGGCGACGGCAACTGGGTACGCATCCACGCCAATTTCGAGCATCACCGCGATGGCGCGTTGGCGCTGCTGGGCTGCCCGACCGGCGCCACGGTCGAGCGTCGCGCAGTGGAACGCGCGCTGTCGCGCTGGAGCGCGCTGGAATTCGAAGAAGCCGCCGCCGAGGCCGGCCTGGTGGTCGCGGCCCTGCGCACCTTCGACGAATGGGATCGCCATCCCCAGGGCATCGCGGTGTCCCAGCTGCCGCTGGTCTCGATCGAACGCATAGGCGATGCGCCGGAACGGCCGCTGCCGCGCTACGGCAACGATCCACGTCCATTGCAGGATATACGGGTGCTGGACCTGACTCGCATCATCGCCGGGCCGGTTTGCGGACGCACGCTGGCCGCCTACGGCGCCGATGTCATGCTGATGAACTCCCCCGAACTGCCCAACATCAACGCCATCGCTGAAACCAGCCGCGGCAAGCTTTCGGTGCTGGCGGACCTGGAAACCGCGACGGGCCGCATCACGCTGGGCAACCTGCTGCGCAGCGCACACGTGTTCGTGCAAGGCTACCGGCCCGGCGCGCTGGAGTCGCAAGGCTTCGGTCCCGAGGATGTCGCCCGCCTGCGTCCCGGCATCGTGTATGTGTCGCTGTCCGCCTATGGCCACGTCGGGCCCTGGGCGCGGCGCCGCGGCTTCGATTCCCTGGTCCAGACGGCCAGCGGCTTCAACCACGCCGAGGCGCAAGCCGCGGGGCAGGAAGCGCCGCGGCCCATGCCGGTGCAGATATTGGACTACGCCAGTGGCTATCTGATGGCTTTCGGCGCGCAGGCCGCGCTGGCGCGGCAGGCGACCGAAGGTGGCAGCTGGCACGTGCGCGTGTCGCTGGCGCAGACGGCGCGCTGGCTCAGGAGCCTGCCCCGCGTACCCAATGGTTTCACCTGCGCCATGCCGCAGCTGGATGCATATCTGGAAGAAACCTCGTCGGGCTTCGGCAGGCTGGTGGCGGTCCGCCACGCGGCGCGCTTTTCGGCGACGCCCGCGAAGTGGGCCCGGCCGTCGGTGCCGCCGGGCACCAATCCGACCGTCTGGCCCTTCAGCTAG
- a CDS encoding tetratricopeptide repeat protein → MTPPSMTDRLEAMLASGRDDKLLRYTLGKAYAEAGDFDKACLHLETSVAYDPDYSVAWKWLGKARLGKQDSEGAREAWERASAVASAHGDAQVVKEVTVFLRRLDR, encoded by the coding sequence ATGACCCCGCCATCGATGACGGACCGTCTGGAAGCCATGCTGGCCTCGGGCCGGGATGACAAGCTGTTGCGATATACCCTGGGCAAGGCTTACGCCGAAGCCGGCGATTTCGACAAGGCCTGCCTCCACCTGGAGACGTCGGTCGCCTACGACCCCGACTACTCCGTCGCCTGGAAATGGCTGGGCAAGGCCCGCCTGGGCAAGCAGGACAGCGAGGGCGCGCGCGAAGCTTGGGAACGCGCATCCGCCGTCGCCAGCGCGCACGGCGACGCGCAGGTGGTGAAGGAAGTCACGGTGTTCCTACGCAGATTGGATCGCTAG
- a CDS encoding glutathione peroxidase has protein sequence MATLADFSAVDIDGAQRSLREYAGRVVLIVNVASRCGFTPQYEGLEALYREHVDAGFTVLGFPCDQFRHQEPGDEAEIKRFCALHYDVTFPLFAKIDVNGEHAHPLYRWLKRERPGLLGTQGIKWNFTKFLVGRDGLPIRRYGPADKPAAIAPAIVAACSA, from the coding sequence ATGGCCACTCTTGCCGATTTTTCCGCCGTCGACATCGACGGCGCGCAGCGCTCGCTGCGCGAGTACGCCGGACGTGTCGTGTTGATCGTCAACGTCGCGTCGCGCTGCGGTTTCACGCCGCAGTACGAGGGGCTGGAAGCCCTTTATCGCGAACATGTCGATGCGGGCTTCACGGTGCTGGGTTTTCCCTGCGACCAGTTCCGCCACCAGGAACCGGGCGACGAGGCGGAGATCAAGCGCTTCTGTGCGCTGCACTATGACGTGACCTTTCCGCTGTTCGCCAAGATCGACGTCAACGGCGAGCATGCGCACCCTTTGTACCGGTGGCTGAAGCGGGAACGGCCGGGCTTGCTCGGTACGCAGGGCATCAAGTGGAACTTCACCAAGTTCCTGGTGGGACGCGACGGCTTGCCGATACGGCGCTACGGGCCGGCGGACAAGCCGGCCGCGATCGCTCCCGCCATCGTGGCGGCCTGCTCGGCGTGA